DNA from Magnolia sinica isolate HGM2019 chromosome 19, MsV1, whole genome shotgun sequence:
CGTATTTTGGATCCACTCTAGTTTTAGTCCAACGTACTCAAATGATATTGCAAATCGGATGGACAGGTGGATATAATACATGACCATGCAATCAACATTCGCGTCATCACCAACAGTTTCCGGTTGAGAGATGCCCCCTAATGCGGCAATGGAGCGCGAGTCTCACTGAGTGATTTGAGGCACGCCCCCAGATATTTTTGGATCTCAACCGTCTGCCAAATTCAACAACTGAGGTTGAGGTGCGACATGAAACTaactgctatatatatatatatatatatatatatacacacacacacacacatacgcacacacacgtgtgtgtagaaatggtactatgaggttgacctcatgggaacttcccatgaggccgAGCTGTGTggatcccactgtgatgtttgtcaaACATctgcactgtgcatttgatggtcccctttaggtgatgggatatctcaaaaatcagcagTATACAGAATTTAGGTAGGCATTACCATCTAAAACAACATGAAAATATGCATAAAACATATAAGagtaattggtggggcccacctgagttttagatgtggctgaaacttggtctgatccctcattcaagtgggacataatggatgaactgaatttgtgaaccactaaaaacttcataaaagccacaaaagttttggataaagctgatatccTGCGTGACCTTATAAAaagaacatcacggtgggacttaggaaggtttcaacagtaagtgtCATTATCTtcaccttttcctgtggtgtggtccacttcagctttaaatatgcttcatttttgggatcatcccttaaaatgaactggcaaaatggatggacggcatggatataaaacaaatacattaataTGGCCCCACAGCATCCTGCTAGCAGGGTCACTGGGGGATCCGCTTCCCCTAGTTACCTAGAGGCTCGCCCTTTTCTAACCCCACCATGTgctgatccggaccgttcatctaCAAAGTCCTCGCTGTATACGGTTCATGtgaaaaagatctccctgattggaGATCATCATCGTTCCTGCTAAGGCCAGTTAGAAAGTTCTATTTTTGATGTAGTAGGCCAGATATGACGAACCTCTAGTGGGAGAGCCATGTCAGCATACCTCATGGACGGACGATGAAGTTAACATCCACTCCGTTGCATGTAGCCAATGTCTCACCTCTAGTGGGAAAGCCACGTCAGCATACCTCATGGACGGACGATGAAGTTAACATCCACTCCGTTGCATGTAGACAATGTCTCACCTCTACACAACATCCGAGCTGCCGTACAGGTTGGCCCCATGTGGAAGATCATTGGCAATAAAGGTCaggccaatccattcatcaggcgggccacaccgtgtaaaaaaaaaagatagtcaATGTATTGATTCAatgcacacgtgtggcccacccataagTGGATTTCCGAGATTTTTGCACCCAATGctcttcaaggtgggccaaacATTTTCAACGGCTCGGATGCCATACACACGTGCCAAATTGTCCGTACACGTTCAGTGGGATGCTACTCCCTTGATATAGATAACATCCAAAATCCCTGACAATCATGCGTTACGCTTGACTACGCCACGTGTCACCCAACAAAGCAGTCACGAGGTAGGGATGCCACGTGGCATATCTCCATGGCCCACCATTCTGCCATGACAGCGAATCTTCATATCCGTTACTAAAAACCTTCCACATCCAACTACAAATAGAGGCACATACATGCAGCATATCTCAACTCACTTGAAAATGTCCATCCAAAACACCAGCGTATGAAAAGCCTTCTTAATCCGTGTATCTATCAAAACCCAATCTCAGGTGTTTTCAAGCTACCATGAGAGCTGCTCAACCAAAACCATTGATTGCATGGGCCACACTCCTCCTAGCTACTCTCGTCTCTCATACTCAAACTGCTAGAATTAATGCCAATGACCCTATATACAACTACAATTCGCCGCCTCCGCCAACTTACAACAATCCTCCACCGCCTCCGGCAACGTACATTACTCCATCACCTTCTCCTCCACCCTCTCCCAATCCTCCGCCATTGCGCGGCCCATCTATTCCTATCAATCAACCTCCTCATCCTGCTCATGGACCGAATCCCTCACTGCCACCCATCTACGCCACTCCGTCGCCATTCCCTCCACCGCCTTCACATACTAATAAACCATTTCCACCAATTCCTCGAACCCCTTCGAAGGTTTCTCCGCCAATGTATAAACACCTACGAACACCGCCTCCGACAATCTATCAACGTCCGTTGATGCCACCACCTTCTGTTTATCAACCTCCAACATCTCCCAAGATCCAACCGCCAGTACGTAAACCTCATCCACCACATCATAAGCGGAGGCCGCCATGTCATCATCGTCCTCCATCACTTTATAAGCCTCCAGTGCAGAAATCTCCTCCACCGGCAGTTTATCGACCTTCTGCCTCACCACCTCCACCTCCAGTGCATAATACTCCCCTTACAACTCCACCAGTGCAAAAACCTCCGGTTGATCAGCCACCTGTTTCACTACCTCACAAGCCTCCACCGCTGGTTTGTCAACCTCCCACCTCACCATCTCCAGTGCAGAAACCTCCACCGCCAGTTTATCAACCTCCCATCTTGCCGCCTCCAGTGCAGAAACCTCCACCGCCAGTTTATCAACCTCCCTCCTCGCCGCCTCCAGTGCAGAAACCTCCACCGCCAGTTTATCAACCTCCCACCTCGCCACCTCCAGTGCAGAAACGTCCACCAGTTTATCAACCTCCCACCTCGCCGTCTCCAGTGCAGAAACCTCCACTGCCAACTTACCAACCTCCTACGGATAACCCACCTCCAACATCTCCTCCGCCAATGCAAAAACCACCAATCAATCAGCCTTCCATTCCACCTCCTCTACTTTATAAGCCTCCAGTTTATCAGTCCCCCAACTCACCACCTCCACTGTATAAATCCCCTCCTTCCATGCCTCTTCATTCAAGCTTGCCAAACTCTGAGCCAGTGAGGCCTCCTTGGTTGTCTGTTCATATAATCCTAAAAAATTCTGAGCCGGAGGCCCCTTCAATGCCTCTTCATACAAGCTTGCCAAATTCCAAGCCAGTGAAGCCTTCACCTCCTTGGTGGCTTGTTCATACAAGCCAACTAAATTCTGAGCCAGTGCAAACCCCTTCAATGCCTACAAGTTTGCCAAACTCCGAGCCAGTGAGACCCTTTTGGATGCCTCTTCGTACAAGCCTTCCAAATTCTGAGCCAGTGCGACCCCCTTCGATGCCTCTTCATACAAGCTTGCTGAAATCCGAGCCGGTGAGGCCTCCTTGGTTGCCTGTTCATACAAGCCTACCAAATTCCGAGCCAGTGCGACCCCGTTCAATGCCCACAAGTTTGCCAAATTCTGAGCCGGTGAGCCTCCCTTCGATGCCTCTCCATACAAGCATGCCAAACTCCGAGCTGGTGAGACCCCCTTTGATGTCTTTTCATACAAGCTTGCTGAACTCCGAGCCAGTAAGGCCTGCTTCATTGCCTGTTCATACAAGCCAACCAAATTCTGAGCCAGTGCGACCCCCTTCAATGCCTACAAGTTTCCCAAATTCTGAACCGGTCAGGCCTCCTCTGTTGCCTTTTCTTGAAAGCCAGCCAAATTCCAAGCCAGTGCGGCCCCCTTCAATGCCAACTTTTCCAAATTCCAAGCCGGTGAGGCCTTCTTCACTGCCTTTTCATACAAGCCTACCAAACTCCGAGCCATTGCGACCCCCTTCTTTGCCTCTTCATACAAGCTTGCCAAACTCCGAGCCAGTGAAGCCACCTCAGCTGCATGTTCATACAAGCCTACTAAATTTTGAGCCCATGCGACCCCCTTCAATGCCCACAAGTTTGCCAAATTTTGAGCCGGTGAGACCTCCTTCATTGCCGGTTCATACAAGCCAACCAAATTTTGAGCCAGTGCAACCCCCTCCAATGCCTACAAGTTTCCCAAATTCTGAGCCGGTCAGGCCTCATCAGTTGCCTATTCATGAAAGCCAACCAAATTCCAAGCCGGTGCGACCCCcttcaatgccaaattccaagcCAGTGAGGCCTTCTTCACTGCCTTTTCATACAAGCATACCAAATTCCAAGCCATTGCGCCCCCTTTCTTTGCCTCTTCATACAAGCTTGCCAAACTCTGAGCCAGTGAAGCCACCTCGATTGCCTGTTCATACAAGCCTACCAAATTCGGAGCCAGTGCGACCTTCAACGCCAAGTATGCCAAATTCTGAGCCGGTAAGACCCACTTCAATGCCTCTTCATACAAGCCTGCCAAACTCCAAGTTGGTTAGGCTACCTTCGCTGCCTGTTCATACAAGCCACCCAAATTCTGAGCCAGCACGACCCCCTAATTCCGAACCAGTGAGGCCTCATTTGTTACCTGTTCATGCAAGTCTACTAAGTTCTGAGCCAGTGCGATCCCCTTTCATGCCTCTTCCAAATTCTGAGCCAGTGCGACCCCCTAATTCTGAGCCAGTGAGGCCTCATTTGTTGCCTGTTCATGCAAGTCTACCAAGTTCCGAGCCAGTGCGACCCCCTTTCATGCCTCTTCATAGAAACTTGCCAAACTCTGAGCCTTCTTTGTTGCCTATTTATACCAGCCAAACAAACTCCGAGCCAGTGCAACTTCCTTCAATGCCTCTCCATGCAAGCCTGCCAAACTCAGAGCCAGTGAGACCTTGGATGCCCACTCATGCAAGCTTGCCCAACTCTGAGCCGATTGGATCCACTCAACTGCCTGCCCGTTCTACAAGAACGCCATTGCAATATGCAGCTCCCCCACCACCTTGGCCAGTCTGATGCAAGTAGAGAATATGCACTCTGTATCACGACACAC
Protein-coding regions in this window:
- the LOC131234542 gene encoding proline-rich extensin-like protein EPR1, whose translation is MRAAQPKPLIAWATLLLATLVSHTQTARINANDPIYNYNSPPPPTYNNPPPPPATYITPSPSPPPSPNPPPLRGPSIPINQPPHPAHGPNPSLPPIYATPSPFPPPPSHTNKPFPPIPRTPSKVSPPMYKHLRTPPPTIYQRPLMPPPSVYQPPTSPKIQPPVRKPHPPHHKRRPPCHHRPPSLYKPPVQKSPPPAVYRPSASPPPPPVHNTPLTTPPVQKPPVDQPPVSLPHKPPPLVCQPPTSPSPVQKPPPPVYQPPILPPPVQKPPPPVYQPPSSPPPVQKPPPPVYQPPTSPPPVQKRPPVYQPPTSPSPVQKPPLPTYQPPTDNPPPTSPPPMQKPPINQPSIPPPLLYKPPVYQSPNSPPPLYKSPPMPLHTSLPNSKPVKPSPPWWLVHTSQLNSEPVQTPSMPTSLPNSEPVRPFWMPLRTSLPNSEPVRPPSMPLHTSLLKSEPVRPPWLPVHTSLPNSEPVRPRSMPTSLPNSEPVSLPSMPLHTSMPNSELVRPPLMSFHTSLLNSEPVRPASLPVHTSQPNSEPVRPPSMPTSFPNSEPVRPPLLPFLESQPNSKPVRPPSMPTFPNSKPVRPSSLPFHTSLPNSEPLRPPSLPLHTSLPNSEPVKPPQLHVHTSLLNFEPMRPPSMPTSLPNFEPVRPPSLPVHTSQPNFEPVQPPPMPTSFPNSEPVRPHQLPIHESQPNSKPVRPPSMPNSKPVRPSSLPFHTSIPNSKPLRPLSLPLHTSLPNSEPVKPPRLPVHTSLPNSEPVRPSTPSMPNSEPVRPTSMPLHTSLPNSKLVRLPSLPVHTSHPNSEPARPPNSEPVRPHLLPVHASLLSSEPVRSPFMPLPNSEPVRPPNSEPVRPHLLPVHASLPSSEPVRPPFMPLHRNLPNSEPSLLPIYTSQTNSEPVQLPSMPLHASLPNSEPVRPWMPTHASLPNSEPIGSTQLPARSTRTPLQYAAPPPPWPV